A window of the Cystobacter fuscus genome harbors these coding sequences:
- a CDS encoding imelysin family protein has protein sequence MTVFKARPEAPSWLGVRALGFIAVLCVACSDGKPKPVDPPPGAGADVRARLLSAAGECILGTARDFLPRAAALQAATAALRDAPDAAAQAAARTAFHEAMDVWQVMEAMQVGPAAPRGSPGGAEIRDNIHSFPLYNRCSLEEQIVSKGYESASFPSSLVTRRGFLALEYLLFYEGAETACGPNSAIVAQGTWAALSVDERAARKRAYAAVVGADVHVRARALVDAWAPEGGNFLKTLAMAGSGNKVFPTAQVALNAMSDALFYVEREGKDQKLARPLALRDCASDICPELLESQFAGRSKQNLHLNLVGFRRIMDGCGPDFTGTGFDDVLAAAGAEGVATRMRQQVVEAESALAAVEEEDLRQALARDKASVMTVYNGFKGITDLLKTDFITTLDLEPPAGLEGDND, from the coding sequence ATGACTGTCTTCAAAGCCCGTCCTGAAGCGCCCTCCTGGCTGGGAGTGAGGGCCCTGGGGTTCATCGCGGTGCTGTGCGTGGCGTGCAGCGACGGCAAGCCCAAGCCGGTGGATCCTCCCCCCGGTGCTGGTGCGGACGTGCGCGCGCGGCTGTTGAGCGCGGCGGGCGAGTGCATCCTGGGGACGGCGCGTGACTTCCTGCCCAGGGCCGCGGCGCTCCAGGCGGCGACGGCGGCGCTGCGGGACGCACCGGACGCGGCGGCCCAGGCGGCGGCGCGCACGGCGTTCCACGAGGCCATGGACGTCTGGCAGGTGATGGAGGCGATGCAGGTGGGGCCCGCGGCGCCGCGCGGCAGTCCGGGCGGCGCGGAGATCCGCGACAACATCCATTCGTTCCCGCTCTACAACCGGTGCTCCCTCGAGGAGCAGATCGTCTCCAAGGGGTACGAGTCGGCCAGCTTCCCCTCCAGCCTGGTGACGCGGCGAGGGTTCCTGGCGCTGGAGTACCTGCTCTTCTATGAGGGCGCGGAGACGGCGTGCGGACCGAACTCCGCCATCGTGGCGCAGGGGACGTGGGCTGCGCTGTCCGTGGACGAGCGGGCGGCGCGCAAGCGGGCCTACGCGGCGGTGGTGGGAGCGGACGTGCACGTGCGCGCGCGGGCCCTGGTGGATGCGTGGGCGCCGGAAGGCGGCAACTTCCTGAAGACGCTGGCGATGGCGGGCTCCGGCAACAAGGTGTTCCCGACAGCGCAGGTGGCGCTCAACGCGATGAGCGACGCGCTCTTCTACGTGGAGCGCGAGGGCAAGGACCAGAAGCTGGCGCGGCCGCTGGCGCTGCGCGACTGCGCGTCGGACATCTGCCCGGAGTTGCTGGAGTCGCAGTTCGCGGGCCGTTCGAAGCAGAACCTGCACCTGAACCTGGTGGGCTTCCGCCGCATCATGGACGGCTGCGGCCCGGACTTCACGGGCACGGGCTTCGACGACGTCCTGGCGGCGGCGGGCGCGGAGGGCGTGGCCACGCGGATGCGCCAGCAGGTGGTGGAGGCCGAGTCGGCGCTGGCCGCGGTGGAGGAGGAGGACCTGCGGCAGGCGCTGGCGCGGGACAAGGCGTCGGTGATGACGGTCTACAACGGGTTCAAGGGCATCACGGACCTGCTCAAGACGGACTTCATCACCACGCTGGACCTGGAGCCGCCCGCGGGCCTCGAGGGAGACAATGACTGA
- a CDS encoding TonB-dependent receptor family protein gives MGAPTWAVAVVSFVVSSSVLAQTPPTPQESSPTPTEAPLAPPPTETEPPAAPPADKHRFESVVVGTSEAKTSGSIHILKPEKLQRYELDDPQAILQSVPGVYGRGEDGFGLRPNLGLRGVNPDRSKKVTLLEDGILFGPAPYSAPAAYYFPLMTRMQSVRVLKGPSSVQQGPQTVGGSVDLITRDIPTQESFGLDVAGGQYLYGKAHGYFGASTERAGFLIEGIHLRSNGFKDIDNSDATTGFHRNEWMAKARYRLVPDGELRQTLQLKLGYSDEASNETYLGLSDADFAANPLRRYKASQFDHMQWHRTQAVLSHVLEGRDITVTTSLYRQDLDRSWRKVNGFRGINISNVLADPTSARNAIYYGVLTGELDSSTPGEILLIGPNHRVFVSQGIQSIARWTAKTGPLSHSAEFGVRYHFDSIDRRHTQDGFRMVSGELVAEGGTTEVTADNKDSTHALALHATDAIAWGPLVVTPGVRLEVIRSQSVDKMAGTTQSGALEALMPGLGVYGALSPALGLFAGAYRGFSPPAPGQPQTVGPEKSINYEAGARWSRRGERFEVVGFFNDYSNLTDVCTFSNGCLNDNLDRQVDAGEANIYGLEAYAEKTFRPGGGLTFPLTVAYTFTRTKLLNDFRSSDPQFGNVVAGDELPYVPHHQLFASIGVEGARWGAFINSTYLGSMREEAGQGDIPEGKKTGALLAFDVNAHWNITRWGQLYVSGRNILNEAVIVGRRPYGARPNAPRTLIGGFKIQL, from the coding sequence ATGGGTGCACCGACCTGGGCAGTCGCCGTGGTTTCCTTCGTCGTCTCCTCGTCGGTCCTGGCCCAGACGCCGCCGACACCGCAGGAGTCCTCCCCAACCCCGACCGAGGCTCCGCTGGCACCGCCGCCAACCGAGACCGAGCCTCCGGCCGCGCCGCCCGCCGACAAGCACCGCTTCGAGAGCGTCGTGGTGGGCACGTCCGAGGCGAAGACGAGCGGCTCCATCCACATCCTCAAGCCGGAGAAGCTCCAGCGCTACGAGCTGGACGACCCCCAAGCCATCCTCCAGTCCGTGCCGGGCGTGTACGGCCGCGGCGAGGACGGCTTCGGCCTGCGGCCCAATCTGGGCCTGCGCGGCGTCAACCCGGACCGCAGCAAGAAGGTCACCCTGCTGGAAGACGGCATCCTCTTCGGGCCGGCCCCGTACTCCGCGCCCGCCGCGTACTACTTCCCGCTGATGACCCGCATGCAGTCGGTGCGCGTGCTCAAGGGCCCCTCCTCCGTGCAGCAGGGTCCGCAGACGGTGGGCGGGTCGGTGGACCTCATCACCCGAGACATCCCCACGCAGGAGTCGTTCGGCCTGGACGTCGCGGGCGGCCAGTACCTCTACGGCAAGGCGCACGGCTACTTCGGCGCCAGCACCGAGCGCGCGGGCTTCCTCATCGAAGGCATCCACCTGCGCAGCAACGGGTTCAAGGACATCGACAACAGCGACGCCACCACCGGCTTCCACCGCAATGAGTGGATGGCCAAGGCGCGCTACCGGCTGGTGCCGGACGGCGAGCTGCGCCAGACGCTCCAGCTCAAGCTGGGCTACTCCGACGAGGCCTCCAACGAGACGTACCTGGGCCTGTCGGACGCGGACTTCGCGGCGAACCCGCTGCGCCGCTACAAGGCCAGCCAGTTCGACCACATGCAGTGGCACCGCACCCAGGCAGTGCTCAGCCACGTGCTGGAGGGGCGCGACATCACGGTGACGACGTCGCTGTACCGCCAGGACCTGGACCGCTCCTGGCGCAAGGTGAACGGCTTCCGGGGCATCAACATCTCCAACGTGCTCGCGGACCCCACCAGCGCGCGCAACGCCATCTACTACGGAGTGCTCACCGGGGAGCTGGACTCGTCCACGCCGGGAGAGATCCTCCTCATCGGGCCCAACCACCGCGTCTTCGTGAGCCAGGGCATCCAGAGCATCGCCCGCTGGACGGCGAAGACGGGCCCGCTGTCGCACAGCGCCGAGTTCGGCGTGCGCTACCACTTCGACAGCATCGACCGGCGCCACACGCAGGACGGCTTCCGCATGGTGTCCGGCGAGCTGGTCGCCGAGGGGGGCACCACCGAGGTCACCGCCGACAACAAGGACTCCACGCATGCGCTCGCGCTGCACGCGACGGACGCCATCGCCTGGGGGCCCCTGGTGGTGACGCCGGGCGTGCGGCTGGAGGTCATCCGCTCCCAGTCCGTGGACAAGATGGCGGGCACCACCCAGAGCGGAGCGCTGGAGGCGCTGATGCCGGGCTTGGGCGTCTATGGCGCGCTCAGCCCCGCGCTGGGTCTGTTCGCCGGCGCCTACCGGGGCTTCTCCCCGCCCGCGCCGGGCCAGCCCCAGACCGTGGGCCCGGAGAAGAGCATCAACTACGAGGCCGGTGCACGCTGGTCGCGACGCGGTGAGCGCTTCGAGGTGGTGGGCTTCTTCAACGACTACTCCAACCTCACCGACGTCTGCACCTTCTCCAACGGCTGCCTCAACGACAACCTGGACCGGCAGGTGGATGCGGGCGAGGCGAACATCTACGGCCTGGAGGCCTACGCGGAGAAGACCTTCCGTCCGGGCGGCGGTCTCACCTTCCCGCTGACGGTGGCGTACACGTTCACGCGCACGAAGCTGCTCAACGACTTCCGTTCGTCGGATCCACAGTTCGGCAACGTGGTGGCGGGAGACGAGCTGCCGTACGTACCCCATCACCAGCTCTTCGCCTCCATTGGCGTGGAGGGCGCGCGCTGGGGCGCATTCATCAACTCCACCTACCTGGGCAGCATGCGCGAGGAGGCGGGCCAGGGCGACATCCCCGAGGGCAAGAAGACGGGGGCGCTGCTGGCGTTCGACGTGAACGCCCACTGGAACATCACCCGCTGGGGGCAACTCTACGTGAGCGGCCGCAACATCCTGAACGAGGCCGTCATCGTCGGTCGCCGTCCGTACGGCGCCCGCCCCAATGCGCCCCGCACGCTCATCGGCGGCTTCAAGATCCAGCTCTAA
- a CDS encoding response regulator transcription factor, which translates to MSILIVEDELRVRAFISRGLTEEGFRVHESVDGTQAQEMMRHERFALIILDWMLPGLSGLDLLRALRAKQDTTPILMLTAKDAVADRISALNAGADDYLIKPFAFEELLARIRAILRRVDNRATPLMSHADLTMDPTTRKVVRAGVEIPLTAREYALLQFMLEHAGEVLSRTRIVQAVWEHDLETFSNVVEVYIRYLRAKVDTPFPTRLIHTVRGVGYVLRSRA; encoded by the coding sequence ATGTCCATCCTCATCGTCGAAGACGAACTGCGGGTCCGCGCCTTCATCTCACGGGGCCTCACGGAAGAGGGCTTCCGCGTGCACGAGAGCGTGGACGGCACGCAGGCCCAGGAAATGATGCGCCACGAGCGCTTCGCGCTCATCATCCTTGACTGGATGCTGCCGGGGCTGTCCGGGCTGGACCTGCTCCGGGCGCTGCGTGCGAAGCAGGACACCACGCCCATCCTCATGCTCACCGCGAAGGATGCGGTCGCGGACCGCATCAGCGCGCTCAATGCCGGCGCGGACGACTATCTCATCAAGCCCTTCGCCTTCGAGGAGCTGCTAGCGCGCATCCGCGCCATCCTCCGCCGCGTCGACAACCGCGCCACGCCCTTGATGAGCCACGCGGACCTGACCATGGACCCCACCACCCGGAAGGTGGTCCGGGCCGGCGTGGAGATTCCACTGACCGCCCGGGAGTACGCGCTCCTGCAATTCATGCTCGAGCACGCGGGCGAGGTCCTGTCCCGGACACGCATCGTGCAGGCCGTGTGGGAGCACGACCTCGAGACCTTCTCCAACGTCGTGGAGGTCTACATCCGCTATCTCCGGGCAAAGGTGGATACGCCCTTTCCCACCAGGCTCATCCACACCGTGCGCGGCGTGGGCTACGTGCTCCGGAGCCGCGCATGA
- a CDS encoding sensor histidine kinase: MRRPRTLREQLTFFFACSVLGTTLLYGVLVTAVLATGEWIEHTANPSLGLTEGIFDEARQALGAILFSMPFAVLGSTAIAGALARRALAPLREASDRVRAARASELDLRLPDRGTRDEWDTLAATLNELLADARASLVRIRSFTSDAAHELRTPLTIILGETEVSLRRERTPEEYRRTLAIVLDETRRLTHLVDELLQLARADAGTQAMTVEPVDLYSLARLSLQRTEQHLAAQSRNLTLELKGGPTQVWGSPVLLTHVLDNLLSNARRHARERIRVELDATDMGLRVTVGDDGEGVDAAFQARLFQRFARADPSRHGEGIGLGLAMSRTIAEAHGGTLDYARVDGESLFTLRLPKPKASGEPPLPAGHAIADRTTS; this comes from the coding sequence ATGAGGCGTCCGCGCACGCTTCGCGAACAGCTGACATTCTTCTTCGCCTGCTCCGTCCTGGGAACAACGCTCCTCTACGGCGTGCTGGTGACGGCGGTGCTGGCCACCGGGGAGTGGATCGAACACACCGCGAACCCAAGCCTGGGGTTGACCGAGGGAATCTTCGACGAAGCCCGGCAGGCCCTGGGCGCCATCCTCTTCAGCATGCCGTTCGCAGTGCTCGGGTCCACGGCGATCGCTGGCGCGCTGGCCCGCAGGGCGCTGGCGCCGCTGCGCGAAGCCAGTGACCGGGTCCGCGCCGCGCGGGCCTCGGAGCTGGACCTGCGCCTTCCCGATCGGGGAACCAGAGACGAGTGGGACACGCTGGCAGCGACCCTGAATGAACTCCTCGCGGATGCCCGCGCGTCGCTCGTGCGCATCCGCTCCTTCACCTCCGACGCGGCGCACGAGCTACGTACGCCGCTCACCATCATCCTGGGCGAAACGGAGGTCAGCCTGCGCAGGGAGCGGACGCCGGAGGAATACCGCCGCACGTTGGCGATCGTGCTCGATGAGACCCGCCGGCTCACACACCTGGTGGACGAACTGCTCCAATTGGCGCGCGCGGATGCCGGCACCCAGGCCATGACCGTGGAGCCCGTGGACCTGTACTCCCTGGCGCGCTTGTCCCTCCAGCGCACGGAGCAGCACCTGGCGGCGCAATCCCGGAACCTGACGCTGGAGCTGAAGGGCGGCCCCACGCAGGTCTGGGGCAGTCCGGTTCTGTTGACCCACGTGCTGGACAACCTGCTCTCCAATGCGCGCCGCCACGCCCGCGAGCGCATCCGCGTGGAGCTGGACGCGACGGACATGGGCCTCCGCGTCACCGTGGGGGATGACGGCGAGGGGGTGGACGCCGCCTTCCAGGCCCGGCTCTTCCAGCGCTTCGCCCGGGCGGACCCGTCGCGGCACGGCGAGGGCATCGGCCTGGGGCTCGCGATGTCGCGGACCATCGCCGAGGCGCATGGCGGCACACTCGACTACGCGCGGGTCGACGGCGAAAGCCTCTTCACCTTGCGCCTCCCGAAGCCGAAAGCGTCTGGCGAGCCGCCACTTCCGGCCGGGCATGCCATCGCTGACAGGACCACATCCTGA
- a CDS encoding methyl-accepting chemotaxis protein has product MKWFRNLKVVTKLTLGFGLLTVLAVFVGVQGLRGMAQTDESLQEIHEHHALGLAKLLEADVHMLHMSRTIRNVVLDVGTERLSDRTAELEKSREQLEEAFAAYRRTIFSSDSAQQRKAAEVDRLLTQLQREQQDVLQLAASGRLPGMLTTSKDLYVDAGVKEVRAVENQIEAAIKELEAHQFAAMEQFSERSASSYAEFRRSVMGVILAAVVVAFGIGLLTTVVIAEQLGGEPGYAAEMVHRVADGDLSVNVETKGNDRTSLLFALKEMVRKLSEAMAEVRMGAATLSAAATQVSASSQSLSQGTGEQASSVEQTTSSLEQMTASITQNRDYSRQMAQMAVKGARDAEESGQVVKKTVEAMTSIAEKVSIIEEIAYQTNLLALNAAIEAARAGAHGKGFAVVATEVRKLAERSRTAAKEISGLATSSVKVATRSGHLLEELVPSIRKTADLVQEVVAASNEQADGVVQMNKAMQHVDQVTQRNASASEELATTAEELSAQAEVLTQLVSYFRVEDSHERGARMPPRPGVGSAPHGQTPPTAHALKAAANAHGPVAPAPPPADESPMT; this is encoded by the coding sequence GTGAAGTGGTTCCGCAACTTGAAGGTCGTCACGAAACTCACGCTCGGATTCGGGCTGCTCACGGTGCTTGCCGTCTTCGTCGGTGTGCAGGGCCTGCGTGGCATGGCCCAGACAGACGAGAGCCTCCAAGAGATACACGAGCACCACGCGCTCGGTCTCGCGAAGCTGCTCGAGGCGGACGTACACATGCTCCACATGTCCCGCACCATTCGAAACGTGGTGCTGGACGTGGGCACGGAGCGGCTCTCGGATCGCACCGCGGAGCTCGAGAAGAGCCGGGAGCAGCTCGAGGAGGCGTTCGCGGCATACCGGCGGACGATCTTCAGCTCGGATTCGGCCCAGCAGCGCAAGGCCGCGGAGGTGGACCGGCTCCTGACCCAGCTCCAGCGCGAGCAGCAGGATGTCCTGCAGCTCGCGGCGAGCGGGCGGCTGCCCGGGATGCTCACGACGAGCAAGGATCTCTACGTCGACGCGGGCGTGAAGGAGGTCCGGGCGGTCGAGAACCAGATCGAGGCGGCCATCAAGGAGCTCGAGGCGCACCAGTTCGCGGCGATGGAGCAGTTCTCGGAGCGGTCGGCGAGTTCATACGCGGAGTTCAGGCGGTCCGTCATGGGTGTCATCTTGGCTGCCGTCGTCGTCGCATTCGGGATCGGACTGCTCACGACGGTGGTGATCGCGGAGCAGCTCGGCGGGGAGCCGGGATACGCGGCGGAGATGGTGCACAGGGTGGCGGACGGAGACCTCTCCGTGAACGTGGAGACGAAGGGGAACGACAGGACGAGCCTCCTGTTCGCCCTGAAGGAAATGGTGAGGAAGCTCTCCGAGGCGATGGCGGAGGTCCGGATGGGAGCCGCCACGCTCAGCGCGGCCGCCACGCAGGTCTCGGCTTCCTCGCAGAGCCTCTCTCAAGGTACCGGCGAGCAGGCCAGCAGCGTGGAGCAGACCACCTCCAGCCTGGAGCAGATGACGGCCAGCATCACCCAGAACCGGGACTACAGCCGGCAGATGGCACAGATGGCCGTGAAGGGCGCCAGGGACGCCGAGGAGAGTGGCCAGGTGGTGAAGAAGACGGTGGAGGCGATGACCTCCATCGCGGAGAAGGTGTCCATCATCGAGGAGATCGCCTACCAGACGAACCTGCTGGCGCTCAACGCGGCGATCGAAGCGGCGAGGGCGGGAGCGCACGGCAAGGGGTTCGCGGTGGTGGCCACGGAGGTGCGCAAGCTGGCCGAGCGCAGCCGGACGGCGGCGAAGGAGATCAGCGGACTGGCGACGAGCAGTGTGAAGGTGGCGACGCGCTCGGGACATCTGTTGGAGGAACTGGTGCCCTCCATCCGCAAGACGGCGGACCTGGTGCAGGAGGTGGTGGCCGCCTCCAACGAGCAGGCCGACGGGGTGGTCCAGATGAACAAGGCCATGCAGCACGTGGACCAGGTGACGCAGCGCAACGCCTCGGCCTCCGAGGAGCTGGCCACTACCGCCGAGGAGCTCTCCGCCCAGGCGGAGGTGCTCACCCAGCTGGTGTCCTACTTCCGTGTGGAGGACAGCCACGAGCGCGGTGCTCGCATGCCGCCCCGTCCTGGAGTGGGGAGTGCTCCCCATGGGCAGACTCCGCCCACGGCGCACGCGCTCAAGGCCGCGGCGAATGCCCACGGTCCCGTGGCTCCGGCTCCTCCTCCCGCCGATGAATCACCGATGACATGA
- a CDS encoding phytanoyl-CoA dioxygenase family protein has protein sequence MRTDEIVERVRAEGWCVVDGIIPALELPEVQESVRGELDAQSAGWAAEVSRISQAGFQMPPKGILHAQAVINRQPQLASHVTHPRLMEACEALLGRYFRVSSVGAIVTYPGNERGYWHADWPFNQKLATALPSPYPDAAMNISAIFMLSRFNKRTGGTILLPGSHRRSFNPSGGSPAEQFEPHSAEVTAVGEPGDVLFYDSRLWHCVAPNLSDGPRMALNVRYSAWWLNLEFRRKNSPEYERLLRDSKGKDNSVPLIPRASFESMPERARPFFAHWVER, from the coding sequence ATGAGAACCGATGAGATTGTCGAGCGTGTGAGGGCAGAAGGCTGGTGCGTCGTGGATGGCATCATCCCGGCCCTGGAATTGCCCGAGGTCCAGGAGTCGGTACGCGGGGAACTCGATGCGCAGAGCGCCGGATGGGCCGCGGAGGTCTCGCGGATCTCACAAGCCGGTTTCCAGATGCCGCCCAAGGGAATCCTCCATGCACAGGCGGTGATCAACCGCCAGCCCCAGCTGGCGAGCCACGTCACGCACCCTCGTCTGATGGAGGCCTGTGAGGCGCTGCTTGGCCGTTACTTCAGGGTGTCCTCGGTTGGGGCCATCGTCACGTATCCCGGTAACGAGCGGGGCTACTGGCATGCCGACTGGCCCTTCAACCAGAAACTCGCCACGGCCCTTCCAAGTCCCTACCCCGACGCCGCGATGAACATCTCGGCCATCTTCATGCTGTCGCGGTTCAACAAGCGGACGGGTGGAACGATCCTGTTGCCTGGCAGCCACCGGCGCTCCTTCAATCCCAGCGGAGGGAGCCCCGCGGAGCAGTTCGAACCACACTCTGCGGAGGTGACTGCCGTCGGCGAGCCGGGGGATGTCTTGTTCTACGACAGTCGCCTGTGGCACTGCGTCGCCCCGAACCTGAGCGATGGGCCGAGGATGGCCTTGAACGTGCGCTACTCGGCGTGGTGGCTCAATCTCGAGTTCCGGAGGAAGAACTCACCTGAATACGAGCGGCTCCTGCGTGATTCCAAGGGGAAGGACAATTCGGTTCCCCTGATTCCGCGGGCGTCCTTCGAGTCCATGCCGGAGCGCGCCAGACCGTTTTTCGCACATTGGGTCGAGCGCTGA
- the asnB gene encoding asparagine synthase (glutamine-hydrolyzing) encodes MRGIWVSVAVEPPEGMSRVLAHRGPVSSGPHVFESPAGAVHLWQCAHAAPREETGREPWRGRFHTVFDGCLYNREELSRLVEVPPGATLDDSELMTALFSRWGAECLSRVNGMFALVIWDDVEKRLFAARDRFGLKPLYIYKGPRVLAFASEIKQFLPMRGMDVRLNARAGLEFLVAGLTDHSDETLFQDVLRVPGSTCLQLDLKQWRCTETLPPLRRWYELPEPGSLRLEEPEAVERFRDLLLDAVRVRWAQPGPRGLCLSGGLDSSAIAALLTSELERSGSAADRLVTFKAYFDDPLYDEPHLLKAVLESTGAIHHRSHCHGEDAMNVLDPLVWHMDEPFGRASLAAQWMLFEQAEELGIRSTLDGQGSDELLAGYMSMVRAHQDDLHRQGAGASAGLSSRSSLPVAELLDGRERYSWLTADLRERAARLPAFEPNPRSFNLGELCGYRVFHGDLPMMMRHNDRIGMAHGVETHVPFMDHRVVDFCIGLGGAYKIIGDETKYLLRRAMQHLLPPIIIKPYGKGSYSSLEEGWFRGGAGKGLKEGVLEVVRERPELFDVRAVEYLAREPARADKEVLMLLWRILCFGLWMRKFRVGS; translated from the coding sequence ATGAGAGGCATCTGGGTATCCGTCGCCGTCGAGCCCCCTGAAGGGATGTCTCGCGTCCTTGCCCACCGGGGCCCGGTTTCGTCCGGCCCGCACGTCTTCGAATCGCCGGCGGGAGCCGTGCATCTGTGGCAATGCGCCCATGCCGCGCCCCGTGAGGAGACGGGAAGGGAGCCGTGGCGCGGACGCTTCCATACCGTCTTCGATGGTTGTCTCTACAATCGCGAGGAGTTGTCCCGCCTGGTCGAGGTGCCTCCAGGAGCGACGCTCGACGACTCCGAGCTCATGACCGCCCTCTTTTCCAGATGGGGGGCCGAGTGTCTCTCTCGCGTCAACGGAATGTTCGCCCTGGTCATCTGGGACGACGTGGAGAAGCGTCTCTTCGCCGCGCGGGATCGCTTCGGCCTCAAACCCCTCTACATCTACAAGGGTCCGAGGGTCCTCGCGTTCGCCTCGGAGATCAAGCAATTCCTACCGATGCGGGGGATGGACGTCCGGTTGAATGCCCGGGCGGGCCTCGAGTTCCTCGTCGCGGGCTTGACGGACCACTCCGACGAAACGCTCTTCCAGGACGTGCTGCGTGTCCCGGGAAGCACCTGTCTGCAACTCGATTTGAAGCAGTGGCGCTGCACGGAGACCCTTCCGCCATTGCGAAGGTGGTACGAGCTTCCCGAGCCAGGTAGTCTTCGCCTGGAGGAGCCGGAGGCGGTGGAGCGGTTCCGAGACCTGCTCCTCGACGCGGTTCGTGTGCGCTGGGCGCAGCCGGGGCCCAGGGGCCTCTGTCTTTCAGGCGGGCTGGACAGCTCCGCCATCGCCGCCCTGCTGACCTCCGAGCTCGAGCGGTCCGGGTCCGCCGCGGACAGGCTCGTGACCTTCAAGGCCTACTTCGATGACCCCTTGTACGACGAGCCGCACCTGCTGAAGGCGGTGCTCGAGAGCACGGGGGCCATCCACCATCGGAGTCACTGTCATGGCGAGGATGCCATGAATGTGCTCGACCCCCTCGTGTGGCACATGGACGAGCCCTTTGGCCGCGCGAGTCTGGCCGCCCAATGGATGCTCTTCGAGCAGGCGGAAGAACTGGGTATTCGTTCCACCCTGGACGGCCAGGGCTCCGATGAGCTGCTCGCCGGCTACATGAGCATGGTGCGGGCGCACCAGGACGATCTCCACCGACAGGGCGCCGGGGCCAGCGCGGGCCTCTCCTCGAGATCCTCCCTGCCGGTGGCGGAGTTGCTCGACGGGAGGGAGCGGTACTCCTGGCTCACGGCGGACCTGCGGGAACGGGCCGCGCGCCTCCCCGCCTTCGAGCCCAACCCTCGGAGCTTCAACCTCGGAGAACTCTGCGGCTACCGGGTGTTCCACGGCGATCTGCCCATGATGATGAGGCACAACGATCGGATTGGCATGGCGCATGGGGTGGAGACCCACGTGCCCTTCATGGATCACCGTGTGGTGGATTTCTGCATCGGGTTGGGCGGCGCGTACAAGATCATCGGAGACGAGACGAAGTACCTGCTGCGCCGCGCGATGCAACACCTGCTCCCGCCCATCATCATCAAGCCCTATGGGAAGGGGAGCTACTCCTCCCTGGAAGAGGGATGGTTCAGGGGAGGAGCGGGCAAGGGCTTGAAAGAGGGGGTGTTGGAGGTGGTCCGCGAGCGGCCGGAGTTGTTCGACGTACGGGCCGTGGAGTACCTGGCCCGGGAACCCGCCCGGGCGGACAAGGAAGTCCTGATGTTGCTCTGGCGCATTCTCTGCTTCGGGCTCTGGATGCGGAAGTTCAGGGTGGGCAGCTGA
- a CDS encoding GYD domain-containing protein → MPQYAILSKYRNAADLRSLPQRAQSVREKTLKELPQLRCTLKLAFHGGPYDSLDVVETDDEKEAQRAAEIIGELGECTTEVIAVTHWQDFVRTTQRVASTLR, encoded by the coding sequence ATGCCTCAGTACGCCATCCTGTCGAAATATAGGAACGCCGCGGACCTCCGTTCGTTGCCCCAGCGCGCGCAGTCGGTACGGGAGAAGACCCTCAAGGAGCTTCCCCAGCTCAGGTGCACCCTCAAGCTCGCATTCCATGGGGGCCCCTACGATTCCCTCGACGTCGTCGAGACGGATGACGAGAAGGAGGCGCAGCGGGCGGCGGAGATCATTGGTGAGCTCGGCGAGTGCACGACCGAGGTCATCGCGGTGACCCACTGGCAGGACTTCGTGCGGACCACCCAGCGGGTCGCGTCGACGCTCCGCTAG